The genome window ACCACATCCACGGCATTGTCAATGTACTTACCTGCGCTCTCTGGTCTGGAGCCGAATGTCACATGCTCAGTAAGTTTGAGGCAGAAACCGTGTGGAACTGCATTGGTCAGGGTGACCTGACGCTGTTTATGGCAGTGCCTACGATTTATACCAAACTAATTGCCGCCTGGGAGAAAGCACCCCGCGATCGACAAACCCACTGGTCCCAAGCCTGTGCTGGTCTGCGCCTGATGGTGTCAGGGTCAGCCGCTCTGCCTGTAACTGTGCTGGAGAAATGGCAAACTATTACGGGGCACTTCTTGTTAGAACGCTATGGCATGACAGAAATTGGCATGGCACTCTCTAATCCACTCCATGGGCAACGGCGGGCAGGCTATGTTGGCAATCCACTGCCGCAGGTGGAGGTACGGTTAGTGGATGATGAGGGGATGCCTGTGCCCCCTGGCATAGCGGGAGAAATTCAGGTAAAGGGGCCAGGAGTGTTCCTAGAGTATTGGCGACGACCAGAGGCAACCGCTAAGGCTTTTCGTGATGGCTGGTTCTGCACAGGGGATTTGGCGATCGTAGAGGAGAATGCCTATCGCATCCTGGGCCGCATTAGTGTAGACATCATCAAAACTGGCGGCTACAAAGTCTCAGCTCTGGAAATTGAAGAAGTTCTGCGTACTCATCCAGACATTCAAGAGTGCGCCGTGGTGGGTGTCGCCGACCCAGAATGGGGCGAGCGGGTCTGTGCTGCTCTAGTGCTCAACCCAGACTGTGAGCTAACCCTAGAATCGTTGCGAGCATGGGCAAAAGCCTACCTAGCACCCTACAAGGTGCCTACTCGCATCCTCACTATGGAAGCCCTACCTCGCAACGCTATGGGTAAAATCACCAAGCCATCCTTGGCCAAACTCTTCACGAACCCACCAAAATCGCCTGACGAAGAGCCTTAGCTATGGTGCTCGAAAACAACGAGGATATAATTGCAGTTATAGCTCGTAGTGAGGACTTAAGTCCTTACTACAAACGTCCTGCATGATCGCAGGGATGCAGTGACTACTCGAGCGGCTCGAAATCAGGGTCAGCTAATAGCTCGATAACTGATCGCCATCACGCAGGGTTGGATTAGGCATGGCGGTAACCCAACCCAGTTAGTGTGATTAGACTCTTAACTTACTCTACATCGTCGTGGGCAAAGCGGTTATAGAGGAAGTCTAGAGCATAGTTCCGCAGGTCATAGTATTCTGGATCTTCCATGATCCGGGCACGATCGCGGGGACGGGGGAAGGGAATAGTCATAATTTCCCCAATCTTAGCAGCAGGCCCATTAGTCATCATCACGAGGCGATCGGCGAGAAACAGTGCCTCGTCGATGTCGTGGGTGATCATCAACACTGTGCAGCGGTGGTCGTTCCAGATTTTCAGCAGTTCCTCTTGAAGTTCTTCCTTGGTGATGGCATCTAGGGCACCAAAGGGTTCATCCAAGATGAGGAGTTCTGGGCGGATGGCTAGGGCACGGGCAATGGAGACCCGTTGCTTCATACCACCAGAGATCTGAGGAGGTTTTTTCTCAGCGGCTTCGGTCAAACCCACTAGTGCTAAGTGGTCACGGACAATCGCTCGCTTTTCTGGCAGAGATTTGTGGGGATAGACGGAATCCACAGCAAGGTAGACATTCTCGAACACTGTTAACCACGGCAAGAGGGCATAGTTTTGGAACACCACCATGCGATCGGGGCCGGGTTTAGTAATCGGTTTACCTCGTAGACGTACAGAACCATTGGTGGGTTGGGTAAACCCTGACACCATATTCAACAAGGTGGATTTACCGCAGCCAGAGTGGCCAATGACGCAGATAAATTCCCCTTCAGCAACAGTGAGGTCAATACCCTCTAGAACAGTGTAGGGACCTTTGGGGGTGGGATAAACCTTAGAGACGTTTTCGATGGTCAAGAAGGCATCAAGGCTAATATCAGCCTTTTGTTTGGGCGGTGCAATAGTTGTTTGAGTCATGGGAGTTACCGTTGTGTTGTCAGAATGGACAGAAACAGTTACGTGAATTCGGTTAATTCGTTCGTAGTAACGACTTCAGTCGTTGTCCTTGGAGGTTGAGGACTAAAGTCCTCACTACGAACGAAATGATGAACGGTGGATGGGGTTAGGCGGCAATGACCGATCGGCGATCAAGGATTACCTCAGCCACACTGAAATCCCGCTTGATGGAGAGACTATTTAGGTAGGCGATCGGATCGTCATCAGACTTAAACACCATGCCATCAAACAGGCGGATTGGTCCCCGACTGTAGTTGCTGCTTTCCAGCAAGCCCAGTTCGCGGGCAGCAATGCTGAATACACTTACCCGACATACCCGCTCCAGGATTTCTAGCCAGTTGCGAGGGAAGGGAATATCTCCCCAGCGGGCAAGCTGGGTTAGGGTCCAGAGGGTTTCGGTGCGGCTAGGACGGTTCACCCCTTCTCCGTAGAACTGGTGGTGGGCATATTCCCGCCGAGGTGAATCTAGGCTACAGGTGTAGTTGTTGGGGTCACCAAGGTGAATGTAGTCTATGCTAGTGCTGACGTAATCCTGTCCTGCAATGAGCTGGCGAATTTCCTCGTGGTGGGCAGGGTCAGCGCAGTAGTGGCAGGCCTCTAGCAGGGCTTTCACCAGAGCAATGTGGGTGTTGGGATAGGCGGCTGCCCAGTCTTCCCGCACACCTAGCACTTTGCCAGGATGACCTTGCCAGATTTCTAGATCGGTCGCCACAGTGAAGCCAATGTTTTCCATCGCTGCCCGCAGGTTCCAGGGTTCACCTACACAGAAACCATCAATAATGCCAGATTTGAGGTCGGCTACCATTTGAGCAGGGGGAATAGTCTTTAGTTGCACATCCCGATCGGGGTCAATGCCACTAGCAGCCAGCCAATAGCGCAACAACAGATTGTGCATAGAGGAAGGATGTACCATACCCAAGGTGTGCCGCTGGTCTGCTGATTCTAGCAACATGCGCTTGAAATCGGCTGCGCCGTAGACTCCCTGATCCAGGAACCTCTTGGCTAAGGTAATAGCGTTGCCGTTGCGGGTCATGGTCAAGCTAGTAACCACAGGCAGAGGTTGCTCTTGATGTCCGCCAGTGGTCAACCATACGGGCATTCCGGAGGGCATTTGAGCTGCATCCAGATAGCCACCGACAATGCCATCAACAATACCGCGCCAACTAGTTTCCCGCACTAGGGTGACTTCATCCAGTCC of Cyanobacteriota bacterium contains these proteins:
- a CDS encoding acyl-CoA synthetase — protein: MMLPLVARAYDYSQRTAIVTTDGQFTYYDLLRVSEQIATNLLNGSNDLQERRVAFLVPAGFDYVATQWGIWRAGGIAVPLCVSHPRPELEYVITDADADIVVAHPSFADLLRPIATAQHRRFILTSDPLPADIADLPDVDPTRRALILYTSGTTGKPKGVVTTHCNIQAQVTSLVTAWEWSADDRILHVLPLHHIHGIVNVLTCALWSGAECHMLSKFEAETVWNCIGQGDLTLFMAVPTIYTKLIAAWEKAPRDRQTHWSQACAGLRLMVSGSAALPVTVLEKWQTITGHFLLERYGMTEIGMALSNPLHGQRRAGYVGNPLPQVEVRLVDDEGMPVPPGIAGEIQVKGPGVFLEYWRRPEATAKAFRDGWFCTGDLAIVEENAYRILGRISVDIIKTGGYKVSALEIEEVLRTHPDIQECAVVGVADPEWGERVCAALVLNPDCELTLESLRAWAKAYLAPYKVPTRILTMEALPRNAMGKITKPSLAKLFTNPPKSPDEEP
- a CDS encoding nitrate ABC transporter ATP-binding protein (This model describes the ATP binding subunits of ATP-binding cassette (ABC) transporters for nitrate transport, or for bicarbonate transport, in bacteria and archaea.); its protein translation is MTQTTIAPPKQKADISLDAFLTIENVSKVYPTPKGPYTVLEGIDLTVAEGEFICVIGHSGCGKSTLLNMVSGFTQPTNGSVRLRGKPITKPGPDRMVVFQNYALLPWLTVFENVYLAVDSVYPHKSLPEKRAIVRDHLALVGLTEAAEKKPPQISGGMKQRVSIARALAIRPELLILDEPFGALDAITKEELQEELLKIWNDHRCTVLMITHDIDEALFLADRLVMMTNGPAAKIGEIMTIPFPRPRDRARIMEDPEYYDLRNYALDFLYNRFAHDDVE
- a CDS encoding nitrate ABC transporter ATP-binding protein (This model describes the ATP binding subunits of ATP-binding cassette (ABC) transporters for nitrate transport, or for bicarbonate transport, in bacteria and archaea.), coding for MSIFVAVENVEKVFPLAGGNEYVALRGIDLTIKRGEFVSLIGHSGCGKSTLLNMVAGLDLPTDGLVTIEGQQVRKPGPDRMVVFQNYSLLPWMTVRENIALAVDEVLAHLSKAERKQIVEQHIDMVGLRHAADKPPAQLSGGMKQRVAIARALAIRPKVLLLDEPFGALDALTRGNLQEQLMKICEENGVTAVMVTHDVDEAVLLSDRIVMLTNGPASKIGGILEVDIPRPRRRMEVVKHPSYYSLRSEIIYFLNQQKRIKKIRAQKTAVVARHGLEKVNLQLGFVPLTACAPLAIAKEKGFFAKHGLDEVTLVRETSWRGIVDGIVGGYLDAAQMPSGMPVWLTTGGHQEQPLPVVTSLTMTRNGNAITLAKRFLDQGVYGAADFKRMLLESADQRHTLGMVHPSSMHNLLLRYWLAASGIDPDRDVQLKTIPPAQMVADLKSGIIDGFCVGEPWNLRAAMENIGFTVATDLEIWQGHPGKVLGVREDWAAAYPNTHIALVKALLEACHYCADPAHHEEIRQLIAGQDYVSTSIDYIHLGDPNNYTCSLDSPRREYAHHQFYGEGVNRPSRTETLWTLTQLARWGDIPFPRNWLEILERVCRVSVFSIAARELGLLESSNYSRGPIRLFDGMVFKSDDDPIAYLNSLSIKRDFSVAEVILDRRSVIAA